A single region of the Biomaibacter acetigenes genome encodes:
- a CDS encoding DUF1659 domain-containing protein: MPVIVTPVDSSLQIIVQTGVDANNKPVYRTRSYNRVKTDAQDQDVLDVAKQIIGLQAHPVNSIRRVMETELNEQV; encoded by the coding sequence ATGCCGGTTATAGTGACTCCCGTGGATTCCAGTCTCCAGATCATAGTTCAGACCGGAGTCGACGCAAACAACAAGCCTGTTTACAGGACCAGGTCTTACAACCGTGTAAAGACCGATGCGCAAGACCAGGATGTGCTGGATGTGGCAAAACAGATCATCGGGCTCCAGGCTCATCCGGTAAATTCTATCCGCCGGGTGATGGAAACCGAGCTGAACGAGCAGGTTTAA
- the truD gene encoding tRNA pseudouridine(13) synthase TruD, with protein MKIKVTPEDFIVRELIDLKYTSGGRYRIYRLKKRHWNTMDALLYIARENHIPMYIIGSGGRKDRHAVTYQYISVPRDREISFSLPNVELTFEGFADDFVSPAILKGNYFELTLRRIKPEEKDAIEQRLKQIENFGFPNYFDDQRFGSIGNPDEILAERIIKKHYNGALKLYFTAIHPEDKKEEKERKKKITELWGNFREILPLCRTKAEREIMEILSTGKSKNALVEAINAIPKESLSMHFSAYQSFLWNKALERILFSHADELFEVKGKIMDYYFYKTLTPENLKTLEKMEIPTVSCRIPKTSPHIDRAVSEVLSQREVKPSDFNLKKIRKSFFKSFLRPAIIFPENLYIGPFEDDDIYPGFVKFKLKFALPPGSFATMLVKAIGVL; from the coding sequence TTGAAAATAAAAGTCACTCCCGAGGATTTCATAGTGAGAGAACTCATAGACTTAAAATATACATCCGGCGGTCGCTATCGCATATACAGGCTCAAAAAACGCCACTGGAACACCATGGACGCCCTGCTCTACATCGCCCGGGAAAACCACATCCCCATGTACATCATAGGCTCCGGAGGCAGGAAGGACCGCCATGCCGTCACCTATCAGTATATCTCTGTCCCTCGGGACCGGGAGATATCCTTTTCCCTGCCCAACGTGGAGCTCACCTTCGAAGGCTTCGCTGACGATTTTGTATCTCCGGCCATCCTTAAGGGCAACTACTTTGAACTCACCCTGCGCAGGATAAAGCCCGAAGAAAAAGACGCCATCGAGCAGCGCCTGAAACAGATCGAAAACTTCGGCTTTCCCAACTACTTTGACGACCAGCGCTTCGGCAGCATAGGAAACCCCGACGAGATCCTGGCCGAGCGCATAATAAAAAAGCACTATAACGGCGCCCTGAAGCTGTACTTTACCGCCATCCACCCCGAAGATAAAAAAGAGGAGAAAGAGCGCAAGAAAAAAATAACCGAGCTCTGGGGAAACTTCCGGGAGATCCTGCCCCTTTGCCGCACCAAAGCCGAAAGAGAGATAATGGAGATACTTTCCACCGGAAAAAGCAAGAATGCCCTGGTGGAGGCCATAAACGCCATCCCCAAAGAGAGCCTCAGCATGCACTTTTCCGCCTACCAGAGCTTTCTGTGGAACAAAGCACTGGAACGCATACTTTTCTCTCATGCCGACGAACTCTTTGAAGTAAAGGGCAAGATAATGGACTACTACTTTTACAAGACCCTTACACCGGAAAACTTAAAAACCTTAGAAAAAATGGAGATTCCTACCGTGTCCTGCAGGATACCCAAAACGTCGCCGCATATCGACAGGGCCGTCAGCGAAGTCCTTTCCCAAAGAGAAGTAAAGCCCTCCGACTTCAATCTAAAAAAAATAAGGAAGTCCTTTTTCAAGTCCTTCCTCCGCCCGGCAATCATATTCCCCGAAAACCTGTACATCGGTCCCTTCGAGGATGACGACATCTACCCGGGCTTTGTCAAATTCAAGCTCAAGTTCGCCCTGCCTCCCGGCTCCTTTGCCACCATGCTGGTGAAAGCCATAGGCGTGCTATGA
- a CDS encoding carbon-nitrogen family hydrolase: protein MSDDMKLKVSLLQMDVAYGDPEQNRRRAEAMLKEVLKQRKKPDVLVLPEMWTTGYDLARIGDIADREGSPTIEWLQEVAGKNRVNIVAGSIADRRTMSSGIVRNEGARTPDKADECSTIGNFQATGAGEKESNVDRPQSGAAGTWSSPNKKEGVFNSSYVINREGEIVARYDKVHRFRLMEEDRYLSPGRETVTFKLDDIPCGVIICYDLRFPEFVRKLALMGAKILFVPAQWPKPREAHWKLLNIVRAIENQFFVVAVNRAGRDKSGDFPGMSLVVDPWGEVLLEGSDKQEVLTTTLDLSRIDHARQKITVFEDRRPELY, encoded by the coding sequence ATGTCCGATGATATGAAATTAAAGGTTTCATTGCTCCAGATGGATGTGGCATACGGAGACCCGGAGCAAAACCGCCGCCGGGCCGAAGCTATGCTCAAAGAGGTATTGAAACAGAGGAAAAAACCCGATGTGCTGGTTTTGCCCGAGATGTGGACAACGGGATATGACCTGGCAAGGATAGGAGACATCGCCGATCGGGAAGGCAGCCCCACCATCGAGTGGCTTCAGGAAGTGGCAGGCAAAAACAGGGTGAATATAGTGGCAGGATCCATAGCCGACAGGAGGACGATGAGTTCCGGTATAGTGAGAAACGAAGGCGCCCGAACTCCGGACAAAGCGGATGAGTGCTCCACAATCGGCAACTTTCAGGCAACCGGCGCCGGAGAAAAAGAAAGCAACGTCGACAGGCCCCAAAGTGGCGCCGCCGGCACCTGGAGCAGCCCAAACAAAAAAGAAGGAGTGTTTAACTCCTCCTATGTCATCAACAGGGAAGGGGAGATAGTCGCCCGCTATGACAAGGTCCACCGCTTCCGCCTGATGGAAGAGGACAGATACCTTTCCCCTGGCCGGGAAACCGTAACCTTTAAGCTGGACGACATCCCCTGCGGGGTAATCATATGCTATGATTTGCGGTTTCCCGAATTCGTCCGAAAGCTGGCCCTGATGGGGGCGAAAATACTGTTTGTGCCGGCCCAGTGGCCTAAACCCCGGGAGGCACACTGGAAACTTTTAAACATAGTCAGGGCCATCGAAAACCAGTTTTTTGTAGTGGCGGTGAACCGGGCGGGAAGGGACAAAAGCGGGGATTTCCCCGGCATGTCCCTGGTGGTGGACCCCTGGGGCGAGGTGCTGCTGGAGGGAAGCGATAAACAGGAAGTGCTCACCACAACCCTGGACCTTTCCCGCATAGACCATGCCCGTCAAAAGATAACCGTATTCGAAGACCGCCGTCCGGAACTGTATTAG
- a CDS encoding YvrJ family protein has translation MQEIVAQVANVGFPIVVSIYLLVRVEAKMESLTNSIYELAKVISKFEVRD, from the coding sequence ATGCAGGAAATCGTAGCTCAGGTGGCCAATGTGGGCTTCCCCATAGTGGTTTCCATCTATCTGCTGGTGCGGGTGGAGGCCAAGATGGAAAGCCTGACAAACAGCATCTATGAGCTGGCAAAGGTGATTTCCAAATTCGAGGTTCGAGATTAG
- the queF gene encoding preQ(1) synthase, which translates to MDKYSEKRFDIYGYDKIDTDVLETMEYEYPEKDTIIEYHTEEFSSVCPWTGLPDNAKLTIRYIPGNKLVELKSLKYYLTSYRNIGILQEHAVNRILDDLVKLLAPKYMEIIGDFVARGGISTKVMAKYNGS; encoded by the coding sequence ATGGATAAATACAGTGAAAAGAGATTTGATATTTACGGATATGACAAAATCGATACCGATGTTTTAGAAACCATGGAATACGAGTATCCAGAAAAGGATACGATTATTGAATACCATACCGAAGAATTTTCTTCCGTCTGTCCGTGGACCGGTTTGCCTGATAATGCAAAGCTTACCATCAGATATATACCCGGCAATAAACTTGTGGAATTAAAATCTCTAAAATATTACCTGACATCTTACCGCAATATAGGGATATTACAGGAGCATGCTGTAAATCGGATACTGGATGATCTGGTAAAACTGCTGGCTCCTAAATATATGGAAATTATCGGGGATTTTGTGGCAAGAGGCGGGATATCCACAAAGGTTATGGCAAAGTACAACGGATCATAG
- the mntA gene encoding type VII toxin-antitoxin system MntA family adenylyltransferase antitoxin, giving the protein MKSINVMDNQDLINYFKKDPNILLVTVFGSLIENNFLEKISDIDIAILFKNDISLPDEARIMDDLSEILKFEDIDLLNLNKANFLLRYNAVIKGRIIYEKDRDITDDFLESVINSFRLHYYRYNSMQKEFIQNLIERN; this is encoded by the coding sequence ATGAAGTCTATTAATGTGATGGATAACCAGGATTTAATAAATTACTTCAAAAAAGACCCCAACATCCTGCTGGTTACAGTCTTTGGTTCCTTAATAGAAAACAACTTTCTTGAAAAAATCAGCGATATAGACATAGCTATATTGTTTAAAAATGATATATCTTTACCGGATGAAGCCCGTATCATGGACGATTTATCCGAGATATTAAAATTCGAAGACATTGATTTATTAAATCTAAACAAAGCTAATTTCCTATTAAGGTACAATGCGGTCATAAAAGGAAGGATAATTTATGAAAAGGATAGAGATATTACAGATGATTTTTTAGAGTCGGTAATCAACTCTTTCAGACTCCACTATTATCGATATAACAGCATGCAAAAAGAGTTTATACAAAACCTGATAGAGAGGAATTAA
- a CDS encoding DUF2922 domain-containing protein, whose amino-acid sequence MDKNLEMIFQNAAGKNARISVADPKDNLTAAEVQTAMDTILAKNIFNTTGGDIVKVVSARIVTRDVAEILPQS is encoded by the coding sequence ATGGATAAAAACCTGGAGATGATCTTCCAGAACGCTGCCGGGAAAAACGCCCGGATATCCGTGGCGGACCCCAAAGACAACCTGACCGCTGCGGAGGTTCAGACCGCCATGGACACCATACTGGCAAAAAACATCTTTAACACCACCGGCGGAGATATCGTCAAGGTGGTGAGCGCCAGGATAGTAACCAGAGATGTGGCGGAGATTTTGCCCCAGAGTTAA
- a CDS encoding peptidoglycan recognition protein family protein, which produces MERLYPRFIILHHTAGHDVPALDIDGYHARRGFGVRVAGPEPLVEEYIERGFERTDGGVVVHIGYHYLIRADGSVEKGRPDFVQGAHCSAQGMNFKSLGVALTGNFDFIDNPHGQKGPAEPTGAQIKSLRNLLNYLMDIYQIPRSGIIRHCDVAGAATSCPGDRFRFKL; this is translated from the coding sequence ATGGAGAGGCTTTATCCCAGATTTATAATACTGCATCACACCGCCGGCCATGATGTGCCGGCCCTTGACATAGACGGGTATCATGCCCGAAGGGGTTTCGGAGTAAGGGTGGCGGGGCCTGAGCCGCTGGTGGAGGAATATATCGAAAGAGGGTTTGAGCGCACTGATGGAGGGGTGGTGGTACACATCGGTTATCATTACCTTATCCGGGCCGACGGCAGCGTGGAAAAGGGACGGCCGGATTTTGTGCAGGGAGCTCACTGCAGCGCTCAGGGCATGAACTTCAAATCCCTGGGGGTAGCCCTTACGGGAAATTTCGATTTCATCGACAATCCTCATGGGCAAAAGGGACCTGCGGAGCCCACCGGGGCGCAGATAAAATCTCTAAGAAATCTACTGAATTATCTCATGGATATATACCAGATACCTAGAAGCGGTATTATTAGGCACTGCGATGTGGCGGGTGCCGCCACCAGCTGTCCGGGGGACAGGTTCCGGTTTAAACTTTAA